The following coding sequences lie in one Phycicoccus duodecadis genomic window:
- the truB gene encoding tRNA pseudouridine(55) synthase TruB, which yields MPSSAEPTPDGVLVVDKPRDWTSHDVVARARRLCATRKVGHAGTLDPMATGVLVLGVGRATRLLTFLVGSDKDYTATVRLGQATLTDDAEGEVTAAAGALGLDRAAVEAAVADLTGDIQQVPSSVSAIKVDGRRSYHRVRAGEDVELAARPVTVARFVVGDLRPELVSSVPVLDVDVEVTVSSGTYVRALARDLGAALGTGGHLTALRRTRVGGFTLADATTLAGLEARQGEPMPVVPLADAARAAFPVRELTQAEARAVGYGQKVASAEPGRPGPVAAFGPDGTLVAVLDETRGAARSLVVFAPAAT from the coding sequence GTGCCGAGCAGCGCTGAGCCGACCCCCGACGGCGTCCTGGTCGTCGACAAGCCCCGCGACTGGACCAGCCACGACGTCGTGGCGCGGGCGCGCCGGCTGTGCGCCACCCGCAAGGTGGGCCACGCCGGCACCCTCGACCCGATGGCCACCGGCGTGCTGGTGCTCGGGGTGGGGCGCGCCACCCGGCTGCTGACCTTCCTGGTCGGCTCCGACAAGGACTACACGGCCACCGTCCGCCTGGGGCAGGCCACCCTCACCGACGACGCCGAGGGCGAGGTCACGGCCGCGGCCGGCGCCCTGGGCCTCGACCGCGCCGCCGTCGAGGCCGCCGTCGCCGACCTCACCGGCGACATCCAGCAGGTGCCCAGCTCCGTCAGCGCGATCAAGGTCGACGGGCGGCGTTCCTACCACCGGGTCCGGGCCGGTGAGGACGTCGAGCTCGCGGCCCGGCCGGTCACCGTCGCGCGCTTCGTCGTGGGCGACCTGCGCCCCGAGCTCGTCAGCAGTGTCCCGGTGCTGGACGTCGACGTCGAGGTCACCGTCTCGTCGGGCACCTACGTGCGCGCGCTGGCCCGTGACCTGGGCGCAGCCCTCGGCACCGGCGGGCACCTCACCGCCCTGCGCCGGACGCGGGTGGGCGGGTTCACCCTCGCCGACGCCACCACGCTGGCCGGCCTCGAGGCCCGCCAGGGCGAGCCGATGCCGGTCGTCCCGCTCGCCGACGCCGCCCGCGCCGCCTTCCCGGTCCGCGAGCTCACCCAGGCCGAGGCGCGGGCCGTCGGGTACGGCCAGAAGGTGGCCTCCGCCGAGCCCGGCCGGCCCGGCCCGGTGGCCGCGTTCGGGCCCGACGGCACCCTGGTAGCGGTGCTCGACGAGACCCGCGGCGCGGCCCGTTCGCTCGTCGTCTTCGCGCCCGCCGCGACCTGA
- a CDS encoding (2Fe-2S)-binding protein, giving the protein MAQHTFTVNGESVTVDVADDVRLLWVLRDVLGITGPKYGCGINVCKACTSHINGKAFNPCSVRVADIGPDDEVTTIEGLADTVDADLHPMQEAWIERDVAQCGYCQPGQIMAAVALVNKVRAEGRAITTADLDGIRNICRCGTYHRIREAVVEGAKGM; this is encoded by the coding sequence ATGGCACAGCACACCTTCACCGTGAACGGCGAGAGCGTCACCGTCGACGTCGCCGACGACGTCCGTCTGCTCTGGGTCCTGCGTGACGTCCTGGGCATCACCGGGCCCAAGTACGGCTGCGGCATCAACGTCTGCAAGGCCTGCACCTCGCACATCAACGGCAAGGCCTTCAACCCCTGCTCGGTCCGGGTGGCCGACATCGGGCCGGACGACGAGGTCACGACCATCGAGGGGCTCGCGGACACCGTGGACGCCGACCTGCACCCGATGCAGGAGGCGTGGATCGAGCGCGACGTCGCGCAGTGCGGCTACTGCCAGCCGGGCCAGATCATGGCGGCGGTCGCCCTGGTCAACAAGGTCCGCGCCGAGGGGCGCGCCATCACCACCGCCGACCTCGACGGCATCCGCAACATCTGCCGCTGCGGCACGTACCACCGCATCCGCGAGGCCGTCGTGGAGGGGGCGAAGGGGATGTGA
- a CDS encoding YlxR family protein, whose protein sequence is MATDRTGPRPAGPVRTCVGCRRADSRSALLRVVLEVGERGPVAVPDPECRRSGRGAWIHPSASCLDLAVRRKAFGRALRSSTGPDTTSVAERVAALVQEQPSVELRDRKRV, encoded by the coding sequence GTGGCGACCGACCGGACTGGACCCCGGCCGGCGGGGCCCGTTCGCACGTGTGTCGGGTGCCGTCGAGCGGATAGCCGGTCGGCCCTCCTGCGAGTGGTTCTCGAGGTGGGGGAGCGCGGCCCCGTGGCCGTCCCCGACCCCGAGTGTCGCCGCTCGGGGCGTGGCGCGTGGATCCATCCGAGCGCCTCGTGCCTCGACCTCGCCGTCCGCCGCAAGGCGTTCGGGCGCGCGCTGCGTAGCAGCACGGGCCCGGACACCACCTCGGTGGCCGAACGGGTCGCGGCCCTCGTGCAGGAGCAACCGTCAGTCGAGCTCAGAGACCGGAAGCGGGTTTGA
- a CDS encoding bifunctional riboflavin kinase/FAD synthetase codes for MHRWTDLAATPESLRPCVLTLGNFDGVHRGHKAVLSALVEAGQRLGLPTVAVTFDPHPVAVLHPERAPELISPGRVRDDLLADTGIDGLLVMDFTTDFAQQSPEDFVTEVFVRDLDARCVVVGLDTRFGYRNSGDVSTLADLGERFGFEVLSLDDVGEGERYSSTVIRARLLAGDVADAARILGRPHRVVGTVVHGNHRGRGLGYPTANLSADSLGLVPQEGVYAGWLTRMDLGDEEPDRTMPAAISVGTNPTFDTGDRRTVEAYVLDRDDLDLYDETVMVEFVDHIRPTLRFESVEELTTAMAGDVERCRELLTNIVPR; via the coding sequence GTGCACCGATGGACCGACCTCGCCGCCACGCCCGAGTCCCTGCGACCGTGCGTGCTCACGCTCGGCAACTTCGACGGCGTCCACCGAGGCCACAAGGCGGTGCTCTCGGCCCTGGTCGAGGCCGGCCAGCGGCTCGGGCTGCCGACCGTCGCGGTCACCTTCGACCCGCACCCGGTGGCCGTCCTGCACCCCGAGCGGGCGCCCGAGCTGATCTCGCCCGGCCGGGTGCGCGACGACCTCCTGGCCGACACCGGCATCGACGGGCTGCTGGTCATGGACTTCACCACCGACTTCGCCCAGCAGAGCCCCGAGGACTTCGTCACCGAGGTCTTCGTGCGCGACCTCGACGCCCGCTGCGTCGTCGTCGGGCTGGACACCCGCTTCGGCTACCGCAACTCCGGCGACGTGTCGACGCTGGCCGACCTCGGCGAGCGCTTCGGCTTCGAGGTGCTCTCGCTCGACGACGTCGGGGAGGGGGAGCGCTACTCGTCCACGGTCATCCGCGCCCGGCTGCTGGCCGGTGACGTCGCCGACGCCGCCCGCATCTTGGGGCGCCCCCACCGTGTCGTCGGCACGGTCGTGCACGGCAACCATCGCGGCCGCGGCCTCGGCTACCCCACGGCCAACCTGTCGGCCGACTCCCTCGGCCTGGTGCCGCAGGAGGGTGTCTACGCCGGCTGGCTCACCCGGATGGACCTCGGCGACGAGGAGCCGGACCGCACCATGCCGGCGGCCATCAGCGTCGGGACCAACCCGACCTTCGACACCGGCGACCGGCGCACCGTCGAGGCCTACGTCCTCGACCGCGACGACCTCGACCTCTACGACGAGACGGTGATGGTCGAGTTCGTCGACCACATCCGCCCCACCCTGCGCTTCGAGAGCGTCGAGGAGCTCACCACCGCGATGGCCGGGGACGTCGAGCGGTGCCGCGAGCTGCTGACGAACATCGTCCCGCGCTGA
- the infB gene encoding translation initiation factor IF-2: MSKVRVSALAKDRGETSKVVLERLNAMGEYVKSASSTIEAPVVRRYNEKFPVERADTAKKAPARKAAPTAATPSAPSPAAPSAPAPAASTPAPAASTPQPAPVAAPAAPAAPAAASTPAPAAPAASAPAASAPAAPAASAPAASAPAAPAPAVSSPAAPTPGPAKPAAPAPAQPARPAAREGGNRAGGGARGGSPRPGNNPYAPSQGMGRPREAAPRPGNNPFAPSQGMPRPQSRPGGPRPGGAAGPAGPRPAPGGARPSPGMMPDRSAVGRPGDRPARGGGRPGAPGAGRGPAGGGGGFAGRPGGPAGRGGRGSTQGAFGRGGGRPGRARKSKRAKRAEFEQMQAPSIGGVSVPRGDGKTIVQIRQGASISDFADKINANPASLVTVLFHLGEMATATQSLDEDTFKVLGTELGYDIRMVSPEEEERELFDSFNIDLETGIEGEDDDDLEARPPVVTVMGHVDHGKTRLLDAIRNEEVAAGEAGGITQHIGAYQIHKEHEGVERAITFIDTPGHEAFTAMRARGAKVTDIAILVVAADDGVMPQTIEALNHAQAADVPIVVAVNKIDVEGANPSKIRQQLTEYNLVAEEYGGETMFVDVSAKQGENIDALLEAVLLTADAALDLRANSDRDARGIAIEANLDKGRGATATVLIQSGTLRVGDAIVAGSAHGRVRAMLDEHGNQVAEAYPSRPVQVLGLSSVPRAGDTFVVAPDDRTARQIAEKREAADRQASLAKARKRISLEDLNEALAAGKVDTLNLILKGDVSGSVEALEDALLQIDVGDEVDLRIIDRGVGAITLNNINLAMASDAIIIGFNVRAEGQNAEVAEREGVEIRYYSVIYQAIDEIEQALKGMLKPEFEEVELGSAQIREIFRSSKFGNIAGSIVRSGEIRRGTKARITRNGVVVAENVDIAGLRRFKDDVTEVREGFECGINLGSYNDLQLEDLITTYEMREKPRA; encoded by the coding sequence GTGTCTAAAGTCCGTGTGAGCGCACTCGCGAAGGATCGCGGGGAGACCAGCAAGGTCGTCCTCGAGCGTCTGAACGCGATGGGCGAGTACGTCAAGAGCGCCAGCTCGACGATCGAAGCACCGGTCGTGCGGCGTTACAACGAGAAGTTCCCGGTCGAGAGGGCCGACACCGCCAAGAAGGCGCCGGCCAGGAAGGCCGCTCCGACGGCCGCCACGCCGTCGGCCCCGTCACCCGCGGCTCCGTCCGCCCCCGCCCCCGCTGCGTCGACCCCGGCTCCGGCCGCGTCGACCCCGCAGCCGGCACCCGTTGCCGCCCCCGCCGCACCCGCGGCCCCGGCCGCGGCGTCGACCCCGGCTCCGGCCGCCCCCGCGGCGTCCGCTCCGGCGGCGTCCGCTCCGGCGGCTCCGGCGGCGTCCGCGCCGGCCGCGTCGGCCCCGGCCGCTCCCGCTCCGGCGGTGAGCAGCCCTGCGGCTCCCACCCCCGGCCCGGCCAAGCCGGCCGCTCCCGCCCCCGCGCAGCCGGCTCGCCCGGCCGCCCGCGAAGGCGGGAACCGCGCCGGTGGAGGTGCCCGTGGTGGCTCCCCGCGCCCGGGGAACAACCCGTACGCCCCCAGCCAGGGGATGGGTCGGCCCCGCGAGGCCGCCCCGCGTCCGGGCAACAACCCGTTCGCGCCCAGCCAGGGCATGCCCCGCCCGCAGAGCCGCCCCGGCGGCCCGCGTCCGGGTGGTGCCGCCGGCCCCGCCGGCCCGCGTCCCGCGCCCGGTGGTGCCCGTCCCAGCCCGGGGATGATGCCCGACCGCAGTGCGGTCGGCCGCCCCGGTGACCGTCCCGCCCGTGGTGGCGGCCGTCCCGGCGCTCCCGGCGCCGGTCGCGGCCCGGCCGGTGGTGGCGGCGGTTTCGCCGGTCGCCCCGGCGGCCCCGCCGGTCGTGGCGGTCGTGGCAGCACCCAGGGTGCCTTCGGGCGCGGTGGCGGCCGTCCCGGCCGTGCCCGCAAGTCCAAGCGCGCCAAGCGCGCCGAGTTCGAGCAGATGCAGGCGCCGTCGATCGGCGGCGTCAGCGTCCCCCGCGGCGACGGCAAGACCATCGTGCAGATCCGCCAGGGCGCGAGCATCAGCGACTTCGCCGACAAGATCAACGCCAACCCGGCGTCGCTGGTGACGGTGCTGTTCCACCTCGGTGAGATGGCCACGGCCACCCAGAGCCTCGACGAGGACACCTTCAAGGTCCTCGGCACCGAGCTCGGCTACGACATCCGGATGGTCTCGCCCGAGGAGGAGGAGCGCGAGCTCTTCGACTCCTTCAACATCGACCTCGAGACCGGCATCGAGGGCGAGGACGACGACGACCTCGAGGCCCGTCCCCCGGTCGTCACGGTCATGGGTCACGTCGACCACGGCAAGACCCGCCTCCTCGACGCCATCCGCAACGAGGAGGTCGCCGCGGGCGAGGCCGGTGGCATCACCCAGCACATCGGTGCCTACCAGATCCACAAGGAGCACGAGGGCGTCGAGCGGGCCATCACCTTCATCGACACCCCCGGTCACGAGGCGTTCACCGCCATGCGTGCCCGTGGTGCCAAGGTCACCGACATCGCGATCCTCGTGGTGGCGGCCGACGACGGCGTGATGCCCCAGACGATCGAGGCGCTGAACCACGCCCAGGCGGCCGACGTGCCGATCGTGGTCGCGGTCAACAAGATCGACGTCGAGGGTGCCAACCCGAGCAAGATCCGCCAGCAGCTGACCGAGTACAACCTCGTCGCCGAGGAGTACGGCGGCGAGACGATGTTCGTCGACGTCTCGGCCAAGCAGGGCGAGAACATCGACGCGCTGCTCGAGGCCGTGCTGCTCACCGCCGACGCGGCGCTCGACCTGCGCGCCAACTCGGACCGGGACGCCCGCGGCATCGCGATCGAGGCCAACCTCGACAAGGGCCGTGGCGCCACCGCGACCGTGCTCATCCAGTCCGGCACCCTGCGCGTCGGTGACGCCATCGTCGCCGGGTCGGCGCACGGCCGCGTGCGGGCCATGCTCGACGAGCACGGCAACCAGGTCGCCGAGGCCTACCCCTCGCGTCCGGTGCAGGTGCTGGGTCTCTCCTCGGTCCCGCGGGCCGGCGACACCTTCGTCGTCGCCCCCGACGACCGCACCGCGCGGCAGATCGCCGAGAAGCGCGAGGCGGCCGACCGTCAGGCGAGCCTGGCCAAGGCCCGCAAGCGCATCTCGCTCGAGGACCTCAACGAGGCCCTCGCGGCGGGTAAGGTCGACACCCTCAACCTCATCCTCAAGGGTGACGTGTCGGGTTCGGTCGAGGCGCTCGAGGACGCCCTGCTCCAGATCGACGTCGGCGACGAGGTCGACCTGCGGATCATCGACCGCGGGGTCGGCGCCATCACGCTGAACAACATCAACCTCGCGATGGCGTCCGACGCCATCATCATCGGCTTCAACGTCCGGGCCGAGGGCCAGAACGCCGAGGTCGCCGAGCGCGAGGGCGTCGAGATCCGGTACTACTCGGTCATCTACCAGGCGATCGACGAGATCGAGCAGGCCCTCAAGGGCATGCTCAAGCCGGAGTTCGAGGAGGTCGAGCTCGGCTCGGCGCAGATCCGCGAGATCTTCCGCTCGAGCAAGTTCGGCAACATCGCCGGTTCGATCGTCCGCAGCGGCGAGATCAGGCGCGGCACCAAGGCGCGGATCACCCGCAACGGGGTCGTCGTGGCCGAGAACGTCGACATCGCCGGCCTGCGCCGGTTCAAGGACGACGTCACCGAGGTCCGCGAGGGCTTCGAGTGCGGTATCAACCTCGGGTCATACAACGACCTCCAGCTCGAGGACCTGATCACCACCTACGAGATGCGGGAGAAGCCGCGCGCCTGA
- the rbfA gene encoding 30S ribosome-binding factor RbfA, with protein MADEARARKVADRIKTLTAANLEAIVKDPDLGFVTVTDVRVTGDLQHASLFYTVFGDELQRTRTAKLLEANKGKLRSFVGKQLGIRLTPSLEWIADAIPENAAHLEDLLKEARERDAEVARAAEGARYAGDADPYRKDREDDEDDEDGEDDAPEAPGAEQR; from the coding sequence GTGGCCGACGAGGCACGCGCCCGCAAGGTCGCCGACCGCATCAAGACGCTGACCGCCGCCAACCTGGAGGCGATCGTCAAGGACCCCGACCTGGGGTTCGTCACGGTCACCGACGTCCGGGTCACCGGCGACCTCCAGCACGCCTCGCTCTTCTACACCGTCTTCGGGGACGAGCTGCAGCGCACCCGCACGGCCAAGCTGCTCGAGGCCAACAAGGGCAAGCTGCGCTCGTTCGTCGGCAAGCAGCTGGGCATCCGGCTCACCCCGAGCCTGGAGTGGATCGCCGACGCCATCCCCGAGAACGCCGCCCACCTCGAGGACCTCCTCAAGGAGGCCCGTGAGCGCGACGCCGAGGTGGCCCGCGCCGCCGAGGGCGCCCGCTACGCCGGTGACGCCGACCCGTACCGCAAGGACCGCGAGGACGACGAGGACGACGAGGACGGCGAGGACGACGCGCCCGAGGCCCCGGGTGCCGAGCAGCGCTGA
- a CDS encoding aminoglycoside phosphotransferase family protein translates to MSVEPPPDWVARVSRYPGDTGPTGADWVRTVPRLVDEALQRWGLLVDGPPRTGRTALVVPVRRAGQRFALKVVWPHPDAAHEALALRTWDGRAAVRLVAALPSDGLLLLERLEVEDLTEVWADEACEAVGGLLAGLHVPAPPPVPRIGPYLAPHLERMQQRAGVPRRVTTRTLGLARELLSGDGPELLLHTDLHYENVLRAPDGGWRAIDPQPLAGPPAFELLPLVTHRVEELGTGASLRWSVRHRIALAAEAAGIDLDEAMAWSLLRAGVEVGWAVGLDEPERLTTAVALTKALDG, encoded by the coding sequence GTGAGCGTGGAGCCGCCGCCCGACTGGGTCGCCCGCGTCTCCCGCTACCCCGGCGACACCGGCCCGACCGGGGCGGACTGGGTGCGCACCGTCCCGCGCCTGGTCGACGAGGCCCTCCAGCGCTGGGGCCTGCTGGTCGACGGTCCACCGCGCACCGGGCGGACCGCCCTCGTGGTGCCGGTCCGCCGGGCGGGGCAGCGCTTCGCCCTCAAGGTGGTGTGGCCGCATCCCGACGCCGCCCACGAGGCCCTGGCCCTGCGCACCTGGGACGGCCGCGCCGCCGTACGGCTGGTCGCGGCGCTGCCGTCCGACGGGCTGCTCCTGCTCGAACGGCTCGAGGTCGAGGACCTGACCGAGGTGTGGGCCGACGAGGCGTGCGAGGCGGTGGGGGGCCTGCTCGCGGGGCTGCACGTGCCCGCTCCCCCGCCGGTGCCGCGCATCGGGCCGTACCTGGCACCGCACCTGGAGCGCATGCAGCAGCGCGCGGGCGTCCCGCGTCGCGTCACCACCCGCACCCTCGGCCTGGCCCGTGAGCTGCTGTCCGGCGACGGGCCCGAGCTGCTGCTGCACACCGACCTGCACTACGAGAACGTGCTGCGCGCCCCCGACGGCGGCTGGCGCGCCATCGACCCCCAGCCGCTGGCCGGGCCACCCGCCTTCGAGCTGCTGCCCCTGGTGACGCACCGGGTCGAGGAGCTGGGCACCGGCGCGTCGCTCCGGTGGTCGGTGCGCCACCGGATCGCGCTGGCGGCCGAGGCCGCCGGCATCGACCTCGACGAGGCGATGGCGTGGTCGCTGCTGCGGGCCGGCGTCGAGGTCGGCTGGGCGGTGGGTCTCGACGAGCCCGAGCGGCTGACGACGGCCGTGGCGCTGACCAAGGCGCTCGACGGGTGA
- the rimP gene encoding ribosome maturation factor RimP: MATAEQVRPVLESALAGSGLVLEDVAVTPAGKRRVVRVLLDRHLDVHDVVTEPTEPLTLDEVADATRLVGDALEDSDVLGEQPYTLEVSSPGVGRPLTLPRHFQRNVGRLVTVHHSGGEVTGRLVAAGPDALTVDVPAVKKTPGRTETIPLGGVDRAVVQVEFSRPDDPKES; encoded by the coding sequence ATGGCAACCGCCGAGCAGGTCCGTCCCGTGCTCGAGTCGGCGCTCGCCGGCTCCGGGCTCGTCCTCGAGGACGTCGCCGTGACCCCCGCCGGCAAGCGGCGCGTCGTCCGGGTCCTCCTCGACCGTCACCTCGACGTGCACGACGTGGTCACCGAGCCCACCGAGCCGCTCACCCTCGACGAGGTGGCCGACGCCACCCGCCTCGTGGGCGACGCCCTCGAGGACTCCGACGTCCTCGGCGAGCAGCCCTACACCCTCGAGGTCTCCTCGCCCGGGGTCGGCCGCCCGCTCACCCTCCCGCGCCACTTCCAGCGCAACGTCGGCCGTCTCGTCACCGTGCACCACAGCGGCGGCGAGGTCACCGGGCGCCTCGTGGCGGCCGGCCCCGACGCCCTGACCGTCGACGTCCCCGCCGTGAAGAAGACCCCGGGCCGTACCGAGACCATCCCCCTGGGCGGGGTCGACCGCGCCGTCGTGCAGGTCGAGTTCTCCCGCCCCGACGACCCGAAGGAGAGCTGA
- the nusA gene encoding transcription termination factor NusA, translating into MDIDLAALRALERERGISLDIIVPAIEQALLLAYQRTDGHYRAARAELDRKSGHVVIWAREEHEVPAPEGEVDDEGEPARPRRELGPEFDDTPTDFGRVAAATARQVIVQRMRDIEDEAILGDFKGREGDIVAGVVQQSSDPRHVLVDFGTVEGILPAAEQVPGETYPHGARLRTFVVSVKRGPRGAQISLSRTHPNLVRKLFALEVPEIADGSVEIAALAREAGHRTKLAVHSSVPGLNAKGSCIGPMGQRVRAVMAELQGEKIDIVDYSSDPATFIAQALSPARVTSVTIVDAAARSARVVVPDYQLSLAIGREGQNARLAAKLTGWRIDIRSDTAPAAEAPGGAGNTPERE; encoded by the coding sequence GTGGACATCGACCTGGCCGCTCTGCGTGCCCTGGAGCGCGAGCGCGGCATCTCCCTGGACATCATCGTGCCCGCCATCGAGCAGGCGCTGCTGCTGGCCTACCAGCGCACCGACGGGCACTACCGCGCCGCGCGCGCCGAGCTCGACCGCAAGAGCGGTCACGTCGTCATCTGGGCCCGCGAGGAGCACGAGGTCCCCGCCCCCGAGGGTGAGGTCGACGACGAGGGCGAGCCGGCGCGACCGCGCCGTGAGCTCGGCCCCGAGTTCGACGACACCCCCACCGACTTCGGCCGGGTGGCCGCCGCCACCGCGCGCCAGGTCATCGTGCAGCGCATGCGCGACATCGAGGACGAGGCGATCCTCGGCGACTTCAAGGGCCGCGAGGGCGACATCGTGGCGGGGGTCGTGCAGCAGAGCTCCGACCCGCGGCACGTGCTGGTCGACTTCGGGACGGTCGAGGGCATCCTGCCCGCCGCCGAGCAGGTGCCCGGTGAGACCTACCCCCACGGCGCCCGGCTGCGCACCTTCGTGGTCTCGGTCAAGCGCGGGCCCCGCGGCGCGCAGATCAGCCTGTCGCGTACCCACCCCAACCTGGTGCGCAAGCTCTTCGCCCTGGAGGTCCCCGAGATCGCCGACGGCAGCGTCGAGATCGCGGCGCTGGCCCGGGAGGCCGGCCACCGCACCAAGCTGGCCGTGCACTCCTCGGTCCCCGGGCTGAACGCCAAGGGCTCGTGCATCGGGCCGATGGGCCAGCGGGTGCGCGCGGTCATGGCCGAGCTCCAGGGCGAGAAGATCGACATCGTCGACTACTCCAGCGACCCCGCGACCTTCATCGCGCAGGCGCTCTCGCCGGCGCGGGTCACCTCGGTCACCATCGTCGACGCCGCCGCGCGCTCGGCCCGGGTGGTCGTGCCCGACTACCAGCTGTCGCTGGCCATCGGCCGCGAGGGGCAGAACGCCCGGCTGGCGGCCAAGCTCACCGGCTGGCGCATCGACATCCGCTCCGACACCGCGCCGGCCGCCGAGGCCCCCGGTGGGGCCGGAAACACGCCCGAGCGCGAGTAG